GATGTGGCGTTGGCGCTGGCCTCGTGTGCGTTGCGGGCGGCCGACACGGCGGGCTTCAGCTCGCGGGCGGCCAGGTACGCCTCGGCCAGCGAGATCTGGTCCAGGATCCCGTTGCGGGAGTAGCCGCCGCTCCGCAGGGTGGTCGCGCGGGTCAACCGCTCGATCGCCTCGCCCGCCGCCGCTGGTGTGGTGTCGGCGAGGGTGGCGGAGGCAGCGCCGGTGAGGGAGTACAGCTCCGATTCCAGGACGTGCCGGGACTGCCATGACGCCTGACCGCCGCCGGACGAGGACTCGGTGAAGGATTCTTCGGCTGCGCCGATGAGGCGGCGCACCGCCTGGTGGTCGCCGGTCATGGCGTGCGCCCACGCCGAGATCGTGTATTGGTTGCTGATCTGTCGGGCGGTGAACACTCCGACGTCGCGGGCGGCGTCCAGGTGCGCGAGGATCTGCGCGGGCCGGCGGAGCTCCACCTGATGCCCGGCCATGCGGACGATGAGGTGCCCGACGAGGGCGTGGTCGTCGGCCGCCTGCGCGGCGTGGACACCGACGAGGTAGTGCCGCTCGGCGATGGTGTGCCAGCCGAGGTCACGGCACGCGTAGGCGGCGATCCCGGAGATGTCGGCGAGCGCCGCCAGCAGCCGCGTGCGGGTGCGGTGGTCGCGGGCCTGGCGGACGAGGCCGCCGGCACGGTCGATCAGGGCGACGATCCCGCGTTGCAGCTGCGGAGACGCCCCGTACTCGTACAGCCGGCCCCGGTGCAGGTCCGCCTGCCGGTGCAGGTCCTCCACCGTCCGCGCTGCGTCCTGGTTCGCCGGCTGGTCGGCGAGGGGAAGGCCGAGCAGCGCCGCCCCGGCGCCACTGGCCGCCGCCAGCAGGAGGTCTCGGCGTTTCGTTTCGCTCTCCTCGCTCTCCCTGTCCATGCGCTCGCGCTCGGCCGCCGGGGCGGCGGCCAGACCGAGGTCGACCTCCGACAAACCCGTCAGCGAGGTCAACCCTCGCCGATAGTCCAGACCGGGGCGGGCCTCGCCCCGTTCCCACATCCCTACCAAATTTCTCGAGGGCGCCCGGTTGATCCCCAACTCGGCGCGCATGTGCGCGCCCAGCCGCTCGGCGAGGCCGTCCTGAGAGATTCGCGTCACCGCCCGCGAACTCACCGACCGCTGACCCTCTCAGCACCCACCCGCCCCTCCAGGAAACGAGGCGCCGTGCCCCCCGCCGCCCGCTCACCCCCCAGATCACCACGGCGTTCGTGGAGATCAAGACCCTCACCGTCAGCGGCAAGCAGGTCACCATGGCCGGTGTCGGGTTGTCGACAAGGCTCGTGTCACCAGGTACACGCGATGGCGTTCGTCCGGTTCAGTGGTCGTGTACGCGGTCGTGTTCGTTGCCGCTGCGCACTCGGTAGACCCCTTCCGCGATCTCTTCGGAGCTGGAGGTGATCCGTTGCCTCAGCGCTCTGGGCCAGCGGGTGTTCTCGTCCCACACCACGTCCGCCAGCGCACGAAGGTTCTCGTGTGTCAATTCCAGATCCGACAGGTCCGCCCCTGAGACATCGAGCGTTCCGACCGTGTCCCCGTACAGGAGGCGGTCGAGGTCGAGGACGAGTTCGCGGGCGCGGTCGAGGCCGAGGCCGAATTCGAGGCCGAACTCAACGTCGAGGTCGCGGGCGCGGGCGAGGTCGCGGGCGAGGTCGCGAGCGCGGTCGAAGGCGCGGACAAGGCCGGTGACGAGGTCGAGACCGAGGTCGCGGAAAGGGACGTCGAGGGCTTGGTCGACAGCGTGGTCGAGGTCGCGGGCGAGGTCGGGGTTGAGGTGGAGGTAGCCCTCATCGGCGCGGTCGATGCCCTCGATGACGCGGTTGAGGGCAATGCCGACGTGGAGGGTGTGGATGCGGGCGCGGATGTGCCGTACGGACGCGGCGACCGCGTGTGGAGGCGGCCGGTGGCCTCGGGGGGGCTCGGGGGCGGTGTCCTGGGTGAGGTCGAAGAGGGCGTTGAGGGCCCGGGTCGGGTTGATGTGGGCGTGGACGTGGTCCAGCAGTTCGGCGTCGGCGGTGGTCAGGAAGACTTCCAGCGCCCGGTCCGCGGGGTCGTCCGGCATGGGGCGGGGTGTGGTCACTGTCGGTTCCCTCCTTCGCTGTGCGTCGCTGTGGCCAGGTGTCGTGCGAGTTGCCTGCGCGCCTTCTTGCGCAGGTCCCTGACCTGCTGTGGCGTCGTCTCCAGGGCGGCGGCGATGTCGTGGTCGGGGATGGCGTCCAGGGTGAAGGCGATGACCGCGCGGCAGTCGACGTTAAGGCGTTGCAGGAGCGCGACCAGGTCGCGGGCCTGGCCGATCAGCTCGGCATGCCCGGGACCGGGCTCAGGCGTGTCGACATCGGGTCGAAGGCCGGTGCCGTCGCGTTTGCGGCACTGCGCGAGGTGATGGTTGCGGGCCACCCGGCGGGCCCATGCCCGCGGGTGGGCGATCTGGTCCCACCGCCCACTGACGACCATGCGCCAGCCCTGCTCGGCCACGTGCTGCATCGCGTCCTCGGCGTCGGCCAGGTCCGCGCCCATGCGCATCATGAACCGGACCACCAAGGCGTACTCGGCGTCGAAGAAGTCCAGGAAGTCCTGCCGCATCGCCGCCATCCTGCCGGCGCCGGGGACGCCGTCGCCTCCACCGGCCGGGACCGGCCTTTCGGGCGGATCGGCATACCCGCCCCTACTCATCGGCGGCCGGCCGGTGACCGCGCCGCCGCAGCCGGGCCTCCACGATCGGCATCACCGCTGCCAGCAGCGATACTCCCGCGGTGAGCAACCCCACCCACTCCATCCCGCACTCCCGTCCCGGCCCCGGCCCGATGCCCGGCTCACGGCACCGTGACAAGCCACAAAGGGCCATCACCCGTAAGAGCCCCACGACAAGATCAACGGGAAGGAGAGACGGAACTTTCTCAACCCGTCCGGGCGCTCATCCTGCGGACGCTCGGCCGGCGGCGGCAGCTCGCGCAACGCGCCCGACGCGGCCGACCATGCCTTCAGCACCCGCTCGAACTCGGCGATGCCATCGCCGCCGGGCGCGATGAAACACTTGGAGGCGGAAGGTGTCGGGGGACCGGACGTCGCCGCCGACGGCGAGCATGTGATCGTCGAGGACGCGGGTGCGCGGGTGGCCTAGAGCTCGAAGGCATGGAGAGACCGGCACCTTCGCCACGTCTCCACGTAGACCCACCACGGACGCCGCCGCACCCCACGCCGCCCCGCTGCGCAGGGGACCTAGGGGAACCGACCCACCAGCACCGACGGCCCTTCGAGGACGGCGGCGCGTGGGGAAGGGAACGAAAAGGGCCGGGTTGGCTGCACCCGCTCGCGCGCCTGTCATTGGGTGCCTACGGTGAGGGCGTCGAAGGCGGGGTGACGTGTGCGCCGACCAGGACGCCGACGACGGTGGCGGCCACGTGCGGCACAGCGGGGGAGGCCCGCCGCGGGGCCGTGGCGTGCAGGCGCGGGCGGTGTCTTCACCCTCGGCGACGCTCGGTGGGACCTGCGGCGAGCGTGACCAGGCTCGGTGCCGAGACGAAGGCGCTCCGGATCGGCGACGGGCCACGGCCGATCGGGGAAGTGGCGGAGTTCGGCTGATTAGGTGGGTCTTCGGGGAGCGGCCTGAACGTCTGCGGCGGGACGTCGCGCGCGCCGGCCAACCGGTGCAGGTCGATGGCGTCGGTCAGGGCCGTGTGCCCGCCCCTCGGTGACGATCAGCGAGGGTCCGGGGCTGGCGGTTCGAGCTCTGTCCGGGGTGCTCGGGCCGACCGCCCGATGCCGCGAACCGACGCGCGTCGGTGGAAATTCCGTCGACAAGTCCCGGTGCGCTGTCGGAGCCTCTTCGGGGAAGGAGGTGCTCGGATGAGCATCTACGACGATGACGTGTACGTCGACACCGTGGAGAAGGAGCTGATGCAGATCCGCGAACTGCAGCGCGACGCCGATGCCCACGCTCGCCGGGTCATCGAGCGGGCCCTTGACGGCGGCCGCGGTTGGGAGGAGATCGCCGGGGCGGTGGGTGTGGCCGACGTCGCGGCGATGCAACGCTACTACGAGGGCGTCGTCCGGCGGTTGACCGGCATCAGCGCGTCCCTGCCCGGTGAGGCGAGCCAATGACCCGGCCATGGTCGGCCGGTGATGTCCGGAGCGTCATGGTGTCGGCGCCGGGCCTGGTCATCGCCTTCTCATGGCTGTGGTGGAGCCGGTCAACGCGGCGAGCCAGACGGACATCAGCACGCTGACCAGGACGGCCGAGGGGAAATCGATGGTCGGCAGGGCCGGTAGCCATTCACCGCGGATGACGCCGACGGTGACCATGAAGAGCCAGGCATCGGTCACGACCACGACGATGACGAACGGCCCCAACAGCAGCCTGAACATGACGTTTTCCCTTCGACGTGGTCGCGTTTGCGGACATCGGCGCCGGGCGTGCCATCGGCCGGTGGGGATCGGGGGGGGCGGGTTCATGTGGGGGAGCCGGGGCGGTGCGGGCGATACGGCTCCAGCGGCGCGGCGGGTGTCGGCGAGGTGAGTTCTTCGGCGATGAGCGCGGCGAGGTGGGGGGCCAGGGTGATCCCGCTGTGGGTGACCGCCGTGTAGAGGCCGGGCAGGACCCAGCCGACCACGGGCAGTCCGTCGTCGGGCAGAGGGCGGATGCAGCGTCGGACCGCGGCGACGCGGGAGTGGTCGAGGGCGGACGGCAGGATGGCGCGGGCCCGTGCCATCAGGTCATCGGCCCAGGAGTCCAACACCGACCGGGGGGTGTCGAGGTCCACGGCCGCGTCGATGTCGCCGGCCTCCAGGAGCAGACCCCCGTCCGCCGTGGGGCGGGCGTACAGGTCGGTGCCGTGGACGAGCCCTCGGAGCGCGCCGGGGGCCGGGGTGGTGGTCGCGACGAGGCAGACGGCGGGCGCCCCCGGGCGGTGGGGGTCTTGGATCGGCGCGACGGCATCGGCGGTGGCCAGCAGTTCGGGCGTTCGCCAACCGGCCGCGCAGACCGTGATGTCGGCGGAGATGGCTCCGTCGGCGAGTCGGGCTCCGCGAACGCGTCCGGCATGGATGTCGAGGGACTCGACGCGCCCGGTGACCATATGGGCTTTGGCGCGGCGGGCGCGTGCGATGAAGTCCCGCGCCGCCCGGGCTCCGTGGACGTGGCGCTCGTCGGGAAAGTGGGCGACGAGCGCGTCGGCGGGAATCGCGAGGTGCGGCTCGATGGCGCGGGCCTCGTCGGCGGTCAGGAGGTCGGCGGCGTAGCCGCGTTCTTTGAGGTGCCGGACCCGCGTGGACAGTTCCGAGCGTGCCGTGGGGGTCCGCGCCCAGGCGAGATCGCCTGTCGGGACGTACCACGGGGGATGCCCCATCCGGGCCGCCGTTTCGGCCCACGCCCGCATGGCCTGGACACGGAACCTGAAATAGTCGGGATCGGGCGTCTTGTTGGCGTTGATCCATGCCAGGCTGGTGCCGGTCGTTCCGTCGCCGGGCGGGCCCTCGTCGACGACGGTGACGTGATCGGTGGCCGCGAGCCGCTCGGCCAGGGCCGCGCCGATGATGCCGGCTCCGATGATCAGCACGTGCGTCATCGACACCGCCGTGCCGCGACGGACGATTCCTGCCCGACGCCGCCGCGTGAGCGGGGTAGGTGTTCGGGCCGGCGCCGTTCGGGGCGCCCGAGCCGCCGGCTCGGACGCGGATCGATGATCGGCCCTCGCGGCGCGATGGCGTCATCGACGCCGTTGCGCCCGAGCTCCGCCCGTATTCGGCCGTGGGAGGACATGAACTCGTCGGTGGAGGATCGACCGGGGGAGTGCGCCGTCATCGGTTCGCGTTCCGTCGGCGGTGAAGAAGATCCACTGTAGTCGACGCCTCGGCCGTTCCGCCGACGGAGATCCGCCCCTCGACACCGATCACGGCCGCCCCGGCCGATCACGACATCGCCGCGGCCCGCCGAGCCGCCGACGACGCACGAACCCTTCTGAGCTTCAGCCGCGGGAGTACACCTCACCGACGTCGACGCCGTTCTCGGCGAGCCACTCCTCGACCACGCAGACGAGGTCGCTCCCCGGCCATGTCCCATCGGCGTGTTCGATGCCCTTGATGCGGGAGAGCAGGTCGAGCGCGGGGGCGGCCGGGCGGCGGCGGGGAGATCGGAACCACCATGTCCAAGGCACGGATGCCGGCGCCGGACGGTGCTCGGGGCCCGCCCCGCCTGGGGGACACTTCCTGTACTGCTGACCGTGATGTTTCAGATGATTTACAGGGGTGACGTGATCAGTGCCACGGGCGATGGGATAAGCGGCAGTATCACAGACTTCTCGGAATAGCTCTGCCCCTGGCGCCATGTCACTCTTACGGTCCCGGTATTTCTCGGTACGGCCAGAATCCGCTGTCCACATGCGGACTCTGGTTTCCGTCGGAGCCCGCCAGTAACGTGAACTCGCGGAACCGCCCGCGGCCCGGTCGGTCGGCCCTCCACACCGGCCCGATGGCATACCGCTTGTACGGCGTCGGGAGCCGGCTGCCGTGGTTGGCGACCACGCGCGCCAACGGCACGGTCAGGTCGTAACGGAGCGCCAGGTCGGCCTCTCCGGTGGCCTCGCGCTCGCCACGACGCAGGATCTTGAAGATGAGCTTGTCGCCTTCATCCCCGTATTTCCCGGTCAACGTCTCCAACCGTTCGAATGCCGGAGTCTGCAACGGCTCGAACCCGTAGCGCTCGAACACCTCGCGGGCCGCCGCGAACACCCGTTCCCGTTGCCGTAGGTCCCCGGCGAGGAAGTCGCGGGTTCCCGAGGGCGGCTCGAACTGCTGGGACGCCATTGCTGTCGCTCCTTCACGAGCGGGAAGAGACTTCGATCTGGATGTTCACAACGTAACGGAGGGAACATCGAGCAAAGCGCGCTCCGCGCAGACAGGCCATAAGACGCGGCTCCTGACAGCGGGTTGCCGCCCCCAACGCCATCCCCGCAAGAGGTAGGCGGGACCTTCACCGAGGTTCTGAGGCTGTGCGACTGGGCCGCTACGCCGTGGCCTCACGACCACCTATGCCGTTCAGCACACCCCGCCGTCGCGACTCGCCCCGCATCCGGAGCCGCGACACGAGCCCCATCGGCAACCCGCCATGTCGAGGCGCGAAGCCCGAGCATGACGCCGCAGACATCGGGGCCTGCCGCCAAGGCGGCGGGGACTCGACAGCCCCGAACGATCTGCCACGGGAGTCGAGCATCACCGGATCTTGTCTCGACTCGCACGGCACGCCCTCCGGCGATGAGCGGAGTTGAAGACGGTGGCGACAGGGGGCAGGCCGAGCCAGAGTCGAGGTTCATCGTCGACGGCCTTCGGCGACCTCTGGCACTCGTACGGCGGACCACCCCCGCCTGCGCGGGGAGAACTTGTAGCTCGCACCAGAGCCGAAGGAAATGCCCGGACCACCCCCGCCTGCGCGGGGAGAACGACACTGTGACGGATATCGAGGTCAAGGTGGACGGACCACCCCCGCCTGCGCGGGGAGAACGAGGTTCGCCGCGGTCCCAGAGAACCAGCGCCCGGACCACCCCCGCCTGCGCGGGGAAAACATCTCCCAATCCTCTCCCAAGGCGTTGATCACCGGACCACCCCCGCCTGCGCGGGGAGAACGCCAGCGACAAGAAGGTCAAGGCGCGGGACGCCGGACCACCCCCGCCTGCGCGGGGAGAACAGCCCAGCTTGTCGGGTGGCTGCATCCCATGCCGGACCACCCCCGCCTGCGCGGGGAGAACGGCCCTCGGGCCCGCTGCCATCGCTCCTCGCACGGACCACCCCCGCCTGCGCGGGGAGAACTCCGGGCCCGTGACCGTCACCGGCGGCGGCGCCGGACCACCCCCGCCTGCGCGGGGAGAACGCCTCGCGATCCCGCTTCTCAGCGTCCCGCTGCGGACCACCCCCGCCTGCGCGGGGAGAACACCGCGCGCCGCCTGGAGAAGCTGGAGAGCGCCGGACCACCCCCGCCTGCGCGGGGAGAACTCGTTCCTGGAGCAGGTCCGCCTGGCGGAGCACGGACCACCCCCGCCTGCGCGGGGAGAACCCGGCGACGAACGCCATCCCGACGATCGGCCACGGACCACCCCCGCCTGCGCGGGGAGAACCAGTCCCCGCAGTACCGCTCTCCGTCCCTGCCCGGACCACCCCCGCCTGCGCGGGGAGAACAGACCGCACGGCGGCTGGGCACCGGCGGGGTGAGGACCACCCCCGCCTGCGCGGGGAGAACCCGGCGACGAACGCCATCCCGACGATCGGCCACGGACCACCCCCGCCTGCGCGGGGAGAACCAGTCCCCGCAGTACCGCTCTCCGTCCCTGCCCGGACCACCCCCGCCTGCGCGGGGAGAACACCGGGCCCAGCGACAGGTCACCCGTCAGGGGCGGACCACCCCCGCCTGCGCGGGGAGAACGCTAACCCGGCTAACCCCCCTGACCTGGCTAACGGACCACCCCCGCCTGCGCGGGGAGAACACCGCCATCCCCGGCGGCACGTCGAGATCCGCCGGACCACCCCCGCCTGCGCGGGGAGAACCCGTCCCTCATCTCGGCGTAGGCGTAGGCGCCCGGCCCACCCCCGCCTGCGCGGGGAGAACTACTACCGTGCGCAACAGCAGCCGGGCTCGTTCGGCCCACCCCCGCCTGCGCGGGGAGAACGTGCTCCTCCACCCTGATCTGGAACTGGACGGCGGCCCACCCCCGCCTGCGCGGGGAGAACACTTCGCGACCTGCGCCTATGTGGTGGCGTTATCGTTTCGAGACCACCTGTCGGGGTTGATGCTGGGATCTCTCATGGGCCGAGCGTACGGCGTGTGGGCGACATTTGTCGGTGGCATGGGGCTTCGGTTGGCCTCGTCCGCAAGACCGTGTTCGTGAGGTACTCGCAGGCCTTTAGGGTCCTGCCGGCGGCTTCGGCGCCCTGGACGGGCGCTTGGACGCCATCACGCTCGTCCAGACGAAGGAGATCACCCCGCTCCCGATCGTCCTCGTCGGCTCCGACTTCTGGGGCCGCCTGATGGCGTGGATCAAGGACTCCATGCTGACCAGCGGGCAAGATCTCCCCGCAGGACCTGCACCTGATCCACCTCACCGACGATCCTCGCCTCCTCCGACGAGTGCGGCACATGACTCTCTGCGAGCCCCTGCCCGCCTCCCTCACCGAACCGGGCCTCGCCAACTGGGAGAGCGCGACCCCGCCCGAGGGTGACGACGACTTCACCTCCGCGGACAGCCCCGCCCCTGCGCGGCCAAGAGACGGTCGACGACGGCGGAGCGGCTGTTCAGATGGCCGCGCAGCCGTATGCGTCGGGCGTTGCGGGCGGCGGTGATCTCTTTGAGGCCGACGGTCTGTCCGGACAGCTCGTTGGAGACCGCCCGGCACAGGAACTCCTCGCTGCCGTCGGGGTGGCGTAGGTAGACGTGGATCTCGGTGATGTCCCGGGGTCGTAGCGGATGGTGGCCTCTTCGCGGGTGTAGAAGGCCAGGACCGGGTCGAGGCAGCGGCCCATCGAGAGGAATTGGATGCCGTCGGTGCGGATCTTGCGGGGTTTGGCGACGGTGAGGAGTAACAGGTCAAGTTGTTCGAGGCTGTCGGGCATGCGCGGGATGAACGCGCCGGGCTCCCATCGGGCTGCGGTGCGGTCTTGGTCTCGCTGTGCCGGCGCAGGTTGTAGACCTGGTGGATGAACCGGCAGATCGCGGCGTCAATCTCGGCGAGGCTCAATTGGGCCTGGGCGGCGCGGTGGGTGTGCCGCGGGGGGCCTATCCGGGCAGTTGGGTTAGGCACATCTGGTTGAAGGTTTCCCTCAGCCGTTCGATCGTGCCGTGGCTGCGGGGCTCGCCCTTTCTGGAGTAGATGGGCCGGACCTTCGGGTCGGCCATCACCTGGGCCAGATGATCGGAGGTGAAGTCCGAGCCGTGGTCGAGATGGAAGGCCGAGGGGAGATGCCGCACGCGTGCCAGCCGGGTTCGCTCTTGCGCCAGATCGCGTGCCGGAACGCCAGCGCGGTGGTGAGCGCGGAGGGCGCTTCGAGGTTGACCGCGTACCCGGCGATCGCGCGGGAGTGGTCATCTTCGATGACCGTCATCCAGGGCCGGGCCGGTTTGCCCTAATCGTCGATCACCCAGATGTCCAACTCCGTGTGGTCCGCCTGCCAGATCTCGTTCGGTTCGGAGGCTTCCCGCCGGTATACCCGGTCGAAGTTCTCCCGGTACCGCTTCGTCCGCTCCCTGCCGAGGGTGACCAGGGCCTTCTCCAGCGCGTGATCCGCCACACCGTCCAATAGCCGGGTACCGGCCAGTTCTTGGTGGCGGCGAGGCCGGCGGCCTGCCTGTGGATCGTGGCCACGCTGTGCCGGGCCGGTTTGAGCGCGAGTCCCTCGATGAAGGCGATCAACTCCTCGGGCAATCGGCGCAGCCCTTGTCGCTGCGGCCGCGGCGGGCCAGGCCGTCCAGGCCCTCCCTCCTACAGTCCGCCAGCCAGCGCTGCATCGTCCGGTAGGTGACGCCGTCGTCGGCCTGCGCGGCGGCCACCTGCGCCAGCGATACGCCGTCGTGCAGATGCGGCGCCAGCAACTCATAGCGGGCCATCGCCTCGCCTCGCCCGGTCCGTGCCGGAGCGTTCCGGCCGAATTCCCTCCGATGACGGGGCCGGGCCGCGTCGCTCACCATCCCATGGTGGGCCCGAAACCCTGGCCGCGCTACGGCGACGGGGCCACACCCACATCTGCAACCAGTGCGGACCTGCTCGGACGGGTCAGGTGGTCGCGGCGAGTTCAGCGAAGTCGGCGTGGGCTCGGGCGAGGGCGTTACGCCAGGACCAACCCCCACGACGGGCCTGGGCGGCGGCGTTGCGGCGTCGCCGAAGTCGTCATGTCGTTTCGTCGGTCTGGTGTCAGGCTGGTCGAGGAAGCGCCGCAGGTACAGCGGCCTTGGATTCCCGCGCTGAGGGGATTTGCGCGCTGGACGGGGGCGGGCCGAACGTCATCACGATGCAGGCAAGCCGGATGGGTGGCTCACCGGGAACATGTCGGCGAGTTCCTCTCGCGGTGATGCGTTCGTCGGGGTCCCGCCGCCAGGCGCGCCACGATGATGCGCTCGAACGCTGGGAACGGCCCACGGCCGAGGGCGGGGTGGGCCCGGGTCGTGGCGCCGCCGCGCGTCTCGGCTTGCACGCTGGGCCCGACCGGTCGGGCGGAACCGTCCGTGGCCCGCGGCGCCGGCCACTGGTCTCGACCAACCCGCGTATCGGGCCTGCCCGGTCGGCTGAGGTGCCTGTGACCGTGTGGCGCCGACCTCATGATGGGCTCGGACGCAGTCGTCCGTCCGAGGTCTGCGTGACCCCGTACTTGGCCTGCTCAGAGACGCCTTTCTGGTGGCGGGAGCGGACGCCTGCACCGCGTGATGTGAATCACATTGATCTTGGAAACTTCACCTCTTCCGCGCGGTGATCACTGGCGCTAGCTTTAGCGGGCTTTGCTCCCGCTTTACCTTCTGTGAGGTTTTACGTGTCATCGCGTAGCCGCTGCGGCTTTTTGGTGTCTTCCCCCCGCGCAGTCCTGTTCGGGGGAGGTCGCCGACGTACGGGTGCCGTGGTGGTGTCCGGGGTGCTGATTGCGGGGTTGCTGCAGGTGCCGTGGGTGGCGGCGGCGGTTCCGGCGGTGGCGGAGGAGACCACGCCGGGGTCTGCGGTGAGCGTGCGGGACGCGGTGGAGGAGGCACGGCGGTCGGGTGGGCCGGTGGCGGTGTCGTCGTTGACGGGGGCGCAGCAGGACGTCACGGCGCAGCCGAACGGCGCGGTGGAGTTCGTCGCGCACAGCGAGCCGGTGCGGACGCTGCGGGACGGGAAGTGGACGCCGTTGGATCTGGCGTTGCGCAGGCAGGCGGACGGTTCGTTCGCGCCGGGTGCCGCGGTGTCGACGTTGTGGTTCTCCGGGGGCGGGGACGGGCCCTTCGTGCGGATGTCGCGGGCGGGGCGTGAGTTGGCGTTGACCTGGCCGCACGGCCGCCTGCCGGCGCCGGTGGTGGAGGGTGACAAGGCGGAGTATCGGGGGGTGTTGGGTCCGGATGTGGATCTGGTGCTGCGGGCGACGCCGTCGGGGTTCTCGCATGTGATCAGGGTGAAGACCGCCGAGGCGGCGGCCGATTCTCGGCTGGCGGCGTTGACGCTGGGTCTGGGGGCCGGCGGGTTGAAGGTGCAGTCGGCTTCGGGCGGGGGCTTGACCGCGGTGGACGCGGGGTCGGGTGGGGTGGTGTTCCGGGCCGACAAGCCGATCATGTGGGATTCCCCGGGGACGGCGCCGGCGGGGGCGGTCGCGCCGCGGTCATCGGCGTCCGATCCGGCCCCGGTGGCGGCGGATCTGTCGGCGGCGCCGGCGGACGGCTCCAAGGTCGCCGCGGTGCAGGCGGTGCCCGAAGCGGGGTCTTTGACGTTGCGGCCGGATGCGGCGCTGTTGAAGGGGTCGGACACGCGTTTCCCGGTGTACGTGGATCCGCAGTGGAAGACGCCGGGGGAGTCCGCGGCGGTGATGGTGGGCACGGAGCACACCTCGGCGTCGTGGACCGATGAGGGCATGGGCCTATGCGATGACGCCGACGAGCACATGGATGACTGCGGCGGGCGGGTCACCAAGCGGTTGTTCTACAAGTTCGTGCTGCCGGACTATACCGATGGATGGAATGTCCGGGCTGCGGAGTTCAAACCGACTGAGACGCACGCCTACAACTGCACGGCGAGTGAGATGACGGTGTGGCGGACGAATGGCGTGAGCGGATCCACGTCGTGGGACGCCCAGAACTCGTTCGGGGCGGGCAATTTCTGGTTCCGCAAGCTGCTGACCGACAGCAACGCTTTCGGAAATGACAAGCTCAAATGCGCCGATACGACGTTGACGCTGAGTTCCGAGGCGTTGCGGGACGAGGTGGAGAACGTCTCGCACGCGGCCGGTGACACGATCTGGCTGGGGATGAAGGCCGTCGACGAGGGTTCGGTGACGGGTTGGAAGCGGTTCGACAACGACGCGTCGTTGCGGGTGTTGTTCAACCTGCCGCCCGATCCGCCGCGTGCGGTGCGGACCATCACCACGGACGGTGCGCACGAATGCCGCCCGAAGGAGAATCCGCTCTATCTCACCGAGTGGCCGAAGATGCAGGCGCAGATCTGGGACCCGCAGACCGACGATATGGTGGCGGCGGAGTATCTGGTCGGCTGGGGCGACAGGTACGGCAACAATGCGGGCTGGCAGATCGGCGACCACAGCAACGGGTTGCTCCATTCCGGCGCCGACAAGTCGGGCGCGCATTTCACCAAGAGCCTCGGGGGCACGGTCAACGGGGTGGAGTTGCCGAAGTTCACCCCGATCCGGTGGATGGTGCGTGGGCATGATTTCGACCCGGGGCGGGAGACCGGCAATCCGTCCGATTGGGTGTCGACGGGCTTTTGGAGTCAGTAC
The DNA window shown above is from Thermomonospora umbrina and carries:
- a CDS encoding leucine zipper domain-containing protein → MARYELLAPHLHDGVSLAQVAAAQADDGVTYRTMQRWLADCRREGLDGLARRGRSDKGCADCPRS
- a CDS encoding RNA polymerase sigma factor — its product is MRQDFLDFFDAEYALVVRFMMRMGADLADAEDAMQHVAEQGWRMVVSGRWDQIAHPRAWARRVARNHHLAQCRKRDGTGLRPDVDTPEPGPGHAELIGQARDLVALLQRLNVDCRAVIAFTLDAIPDHDIAAALETTPQQVRDLRKKARRQLARHLATATHSEGGNRQ
- a CDS encoding DDE-type integrase/transposase/recombinase, with protein sequence MRHLPSAFHLDHGSDFTSDHLAQVMADPKVRPIYSRKGEPRSHGTIERLRETFNQMCLTQLPG
- a CDS encoding NAD(P)/FAD-dependent oxidoreductase codes for the protein MTHVLIIGAGIIGAALAERLAATDHVTVVDEGPPGDGTTGTSLAWINANKTPDPDYFRFRVQAMRAWAETAARMGHPPWYVPTGDLAWARTPTARSELSTRVRHLKERGYAADLLTADEARAIEPHLAIPADALVAHFPDERHVHGARAARDFIARARRAKAHMVTGRVESLDIHAGRVRGARLADGAISADITVCAAGWRTPELLATADAVAPIQDPHRPGAPAVCLVATTTPAPGALRGLVHGTDLYARPTADGGLLLEAGDIDAAVDLDTPRSVLDSWADDLMARARAILPSALDHSRVAAVRRCIRPLPDDGLPVVGWVLPGLYTAVTHSGITLAPHLAALIAEELTSPTPAAPLEPYRPHRPGSPT
- a CDS encoding ATP phosphoribosyltransferase regulatory subunit, with the translated sequence MASQQFEPPSGTRDFLAGDLRQRERVFAAAREVFERYGFEPLQTPAFERLETLTGKYGDEGDKLIFKILRRGEREATGEADLALRYDLTVPLARVVANHGSRLPTPYKRYAIGPVWRADRPGRGRFREFTLLAGSDGNQSPHVDSGFWPYREIPGP